Proteins co-encoded in one Tursiops truncatus isolate mTurTru1 chromosome 17, mTurTru1.mat.Y, whole genome shotgun sequence genomic window:
- the OPLAH gene encoding 5-oxoprolinase isoform X7: METPAARGSGPPEPDATGEPGGPRFRAGGGRGQGPERVRPNGRRATGADRPVLPGLPAEESLLDSSPTTMGSPEGRFHFAIDRGGTFTDVFAQCPGGHVRVLKLLSEDPANYVDAPTEGIRRILEQEGGMPLPRDRPLDTSRIASIRMGTTVATNALLERRGERVALLVTRGFRDLLHVGTQAREDLFDLAVPMPEMLYEEVLEVDERVVLYREEPGAGMPVKGRTGDLLEVQQPVDLGGLRGKLEGLLSRGIRSLAVVLMHSYTWAQHEQQVGALARELGFTHVSLSSEAMPMVRIVPRGHTACADAYLTPTIQRYVQGFRRGFQGQLKDVQVLFMRSDGGLAPMDSFSGSRAVLSGPAGGVVGYSATTYRVEGGHPVIGFDMGGTSTDVSRYAGEFEHVFEASTAGVTLQAPQLDINTVAAGGGSRLFFRSGLFVVGPESAGAHPGPACYRKGGPVTVTDANLVLGRLLPASFPRIFGPGEDQPLSPEASRKALEAVATEVNSFLTNGPCPASPLSLEEVAMGFVRVANEAMCRPIRALTQARGHDPSAHVLACFGGAGGQHACAIARALGMDTVHIHRHSGLLSALGLALADVVHEAQEPCSLPYAPETFVQLDQRLSRLEEQCVDALRAQGFPRAQISTESFLHLRYQGTDCALMVSAHQHPATAHSPRAGDFGAGFVERYMREFGFIIPERPVVVDDVRVRGTGRSGLCLEYVPKAQSGPPRVDKMTRCYFEGGYQETPVYLLGELGAGHKLQGPCLLIDSNSTILVEPACQAEVTETGDIRISVGAEAPGTVGAQLDPIHLSIFSHRFMSIAEQMGRILQRTAISTNIKERLDFSCALFGPDGGLVSNAPHIPVHLGAMQETVQFQIQHVGADLHPGDVLLSNHPCAGGSHLPDLTVITPVFWPGQTRPVFYVASRGHHADIGGITPGSMPPHSTTLQQEGAIFLSFRLVQAGVFQEEAVTEALRAPGNIPGCSGTRNLHDNLSDLRAQVAANQKGIQLVGELIGQYGLDVVQAYMGHIQANAELAVRDMLRAFGTSRQAQGLPLEVSAEDHMDDGSPIRLRVQIDVSEGSAVFDFSGTGPEVFGNLNAPRAITLSALIYCLRCLVGRDIPLNQGCLAPVHVVIPKGSILDPSPEAAVVGGNVLTSQRVVDVILGAFGACAASQGCMNNVTLGNAHLGYYETVAGGAGAGPGWHGRSGVHSHMTNTRITDPEILESRYPVILRRFELRLGSGGRGRFRGGDGVIRELLFREEALLSVLTERRAFQPYGLMGGEPGTRGLNLLIRKGGRTVNLGGKTSVLVSPGDVFCLHTPGGGGYGDPEDPAPLPASLLQPLAFPERGSVYEYRRAQETV, encoded by the exons ATGGAGACGCCTGCCGCCCGCGGCTCCGGGCCACCCGAGCCTGACGCAACCGGAGAGCCCGGCGGGCCCCGCTtccgggctgggggagggcgcGGGCAGGGCCCAGAGCGAGTGCGGCCGAACGGACGGCGAGCGACCGGAGCCGACAGGCCAG TGCTCCCAGGACTGCCGGCTGAAGAGTCGCTGCTGGACTCCAGCCCCACCACCATGGGCAGCCCGGAGGGGCGCTTCCACTTTGCCATTGACCGCGGAGGCACCTTCACAGATGTCTTTGCCCAGTGCCCAGGGGGGCACGTGAGGGTCTTAAAGCTGCTCTCAGAAGACCCCGCCAACTATGTGGACGCACCCACCGAGGGCATCCGCCGCATCCTGGAGCAG GAGGGGGGCATGCCGTTGCCGCGGGACCGGCCGCTGGACACCAGTCGCATCGCCAGCATCCGCATGGGCACCACGGTAGCTACCAACGCGCTGCTGGAACGGCGCGGGGAGCGGGTGGCACTGCTGGTGACTCGCGGCTTCCGAGACCTGCTGCATGTGGGCACCCAGGCCCGTGAAGACCTCTTTGACCTG GCCGTGCCCATGCCCGAGATGCTGTACGAGGAGGTGCTGGAAGTGGACGAGCGTGTGGTGCTGTATCGAGAGGAGCCAGGTGCTGGGATGCCCGTGAAAG GCCGCACAGGGGACCTGCTGGAGGTGCAGCAGCCTGTGGACCTGGGGGGCCTGCGAGGGAAGCTGGAGGGGCTCCTGTCCCGAGGCATCCGCAGCCTGGCCGTGGTGCTCATGCACTCATACAC GTGGGCCCAGCACGAGCAGCAGGTGGGCGCCCTGGCCCGCGAGCTGGGCTTCACACACGTGTCACTGTCCTCGGAGGCCATGCCCATGGTGCGCATCGTGCCCCGGGGGCACACTGCCTGCGCCGACGCCTACCTCACACCCACCATCCAGCGCTACGTGCAGGGCTTCCGCCGTGGCTTCCAGGGTCAGCTCAAG GACGTGCAGGTGCTGTTCATGCGCTCCGATGGTGGCCTGGCGCCCATGGACTCCTTCAGTGGCTCCCGCGCTGTGCTCTCGGGCCCTGCTGGGGGCGTCGTTGGGTACTCAGCCACCACCTACCGGGTGGAGGGTGGCCATCCTGTCATCGGCTTTGACATGGGAG GCACGTCTACCGACGTGAGCCGCTATGCTGGCGAATTTGAACACGTCTTCGAGGCCAGCACAGCTGGTGTCaccctccaggccccccagctggACATCAACACCGTGGCAGCTGGTGGGGGCTCCCGCCTCTTCTTCAG GTCAGGCCTCTTCGTGGTGGGGCCAGAGTCTGCAGGAGCCCACCCCGGCCCCGCCTGCTACCGCAAAG GAGGCCCTGTGACCGTGACGGATGCTAATCTGGTCCTGGGTCGCCTGctgcctgcctccttcccccGCATTTTTGGGCCGGGAGAGGACCAGCCACTGTCCCCGGAGGCGTCCCGAAAGGCCCTGGAGGCTGTAGCCACCGAGGTCAACAGCTTCCTGACCAACGGGCCTTGTCCGGCCTCCCCACTGAGCCTGGAGGAGGTGGCCATGGGGTTTGTGCGTGTGGCCAACGAGGCCATGTGCCGGCCCATCCGCGCGCTCACGCAG GCGCGAGGCCACGACCCCTCGGCCCACGTGCTGGCTTGCTTTGGGGGAGCTGGTGGGCAGCACGCTTGCGCCATCGCCCGGGCCCTGGGCATGGACACCGTGCACATTCATAG GCATAGTGGGCTGCTGTCAGCACTGGGGCTGGCCCTGGCAGACGTGGTACACGAGGCACAGgagccctgctccctgccctaCGCGCCCGAGACCTTTGTGCAGCTGGACCAGAGGCTGAGCCGCCTGGAGGAGCAGTGCGTGGATGCCTTGCGGGCCCAGGGCTTCCCCAG GGCTCAGATCAGCACCGAGAGCTTCCTGCACCTGCGCTACCAGGGCACGGACTGCGCCCTGATGGTGTCCGCCCACCAGCACCCGGCCACAGCCCACTCACCCCGAGCGGGCGACTTCGGGGCAGGCTTCGTCGAGAG GTACATGAGGGAGTTTGGCTTCATCATCCCTGAGCGGCCAGTGGTGGTGGACGACGTGCGGGTGAGGGGCACTGGCCGCAGTGGCCTTTGCCTCGAGTACGTCCCGAAAGCCCAGAGTGGGCCTCCCCGGGTAGACAAG ATGACCCGTTGCTACTTCGAGGGGGGCTACCAGGAGACCCCCGTGTACCTGTTGGGCGAGCTGGGCGCTGGGCACAAGCTGCAGGGGCCCTGCCTCCTCATTGACAGCAACAG TACCATCCTGGTGGAGCCAGCCTGCCAGGCGGAGGTGACTGAGACTGGGGATATCCGCATCTCCGTGGGGGCTGAGGCCCCCGGCACGGTGGGTGCCCAGCTCGACCCCATCCACCTGTCCATCTTCTCCCATCGCTTCATGAGCATTGCTG AGCAGATGGGCCGCATCCTGCAGCGCACGGCCATCTCCACCAACATCAAGGAGCGCCTGGACTTCTCCTGCGCCCTCTTTGGGCCCGACGGGGGGCTGGTCTCCAACGCCCCTCACATCCCTGTGCACCTGGGTGCCATGCAGGAGACGGTGCAGTTCCAG ATCCAGCACGTGGGGGCTGACCTCCATCCCGGCGACGTTCTGCTGAGCAACCACCCCTGCGCGGGGGGCAGCCACCTGCCAGACCTGACCGTCATCACACCG GTGTTTTGGCCGGGTCAGACGCGGCCTGTGTTCTACGTGGCCAGCCGTGGGCACCACGCGGACATTGGGGGCATCACACCGGGCTCCATGCCCCCCCACTCCACCACCCTGCAGCAGGAGGGCGCCATCTTTCTGTCCTTCAGACTCGTCCAGGCGGGTGTCTTCCAGGAGGAGG CGGTAACCGAAGCCCTGCGGGCACCAGGCAACATTCCAGGCTGCAGCGGAACACGGAACCTGCACGACAACCTGTCAGATCTGCGTGCCCAGGTGGCAGCCAACCAGAAGGGCATCCAGCTGGTGGGCGAGCTCATTGGGCAGTACGGCCTGGATGTGGTACAGGCCTACATGGGCCACATTCAG GCGAACGCTGAGCTAGCTGTGCGAGACATGCTTCGGGCCTTTGGAACCTCCCGGCAGGCCCAGGGCCTGCCCCTGGAGGTGTCTGCAGAGGACCACATGGACGACGGTTCTCCCATCCGACTCCGAGTGCAGATCGACGTGAGTGAG GGTAGCGCGGTGTTTGATTTCAGCGGCACGGGGCCCGAGGTGTTCGGCAACCTCAACGCGCCTCGGGCCATCACGCTGTCTGCGCTCATCTACTGCCTTCGCTGTCTGGTCGGCCGCGACATCCCACTCAACCAG ggCTGCCTGGCACCGGTGCATGTTGTGATCCCTAAGGGCTCCATCCTGGACCCGTCCCCAGAGGCGGCGGTGGTGGGCGGTAACGTGCTTACGTCGCAGCGGGTGGTGGACGTCATCCTGGGGGCCTTCGGGGCCTGCGCTGCTTCCCAG GGCTGCATGAAcaacgtgaccttgggcaacgcCCACCTGGGCTACTACGAGACGGTggcgggcggcgcgggcgcgGGCCCCGGCTGGCATGGGCGCAGCGGTGTGCACAGCCACATGACCAACACACGGATCACCGACCCCGAGATCCTGGAGAGCAG GTACCCAGTTATCCTGCGCCGCTTTGAACTGAGACTGGGGTCTGGGGGGCGCGGCCGCTTCCGGGGCGGCGATGGTGTTATCCGCGAGCTGCTTTTTCGTGAGGAGGCGCTACTGTCAGTGCTGACCGAGCGCCGCGCCTTCCAGCCTTATGGCCTTATGG GGGGCGAGCCCGGAACTCGTGGCCTAAACCTACTGATCCGGAAGGGCGGCCGGACAGTGAATCTGGGCGGGAAGACCTCAGTGCTCGTGTCCCCGGGG GATGTGTTCTGTCTCCACACACCAGGCGGCGGGGGCTATGGGGACCCAGAGGACCCCGCCCCTCTGCCGGCATCGCTCCTGCAGCCCCTAGCCTTCCC
- the OPLAH gene encoding 5-oxoprolinase isoform X6, translating to MGSPEGRFHFAIDRGGTFTDVFAQCPGGHVRVLKLLSEDPANYVDAPTEGIRRILEQEGGMPLPRDRPLDTSRIASIRMGTTVATNALLERRGERVALLVTRGFRDLLHVGTQAREDLFDLAVPMPEMLYEEVLEVDERVVLYREEPGAGMPVKGTDARVLGRRAAGPDGPLTGQRRASLQAAQGTCWRCSSLWTWGACEGSWRGSCPEASAAWPWCSCTHTRECGLAGGAGGRWASGWAGSSAALGRHRRWAQHEQQVGALARELGFTHVSLSSEAMPMVRIVPRGHTACADAYLTPTIQRYVQGFRRGFQGQLKDVQVLFMRSDGGLAPMDSFSGSRAVLSGPAGGVVGYSATTYRVEGGHPVIGFDMGGTSTDVSRYAGEFEHVFEASTAGVTLQAPQLDINTVAAGGGSRLFFRSGLFVVGPESAGAHPGPACYRKGGPVTVTDANLVLGRLLPASFPRIFGPGEDQPLSPEASRKALEAVATEVNSFLTNGPCPASPLSLEEVAMGFVRVANEAMCRPIRALTQARGHDPSAHVLACFGGAGGQHACAIARALGMDTVHIHRHSGLLSALGLALADVVHEAQEPCSLPYAPETFVQLDQRLSRLEEQCVDALRAQGFPRAQISTESFLHLRYQGTDCALMVSAHQHPATAHSPRAGDFGAGFVERYMREFGFIIPERPVVVDDVRVRGTGRSGLCLEYVPKAQSGPPRVDKMTRCYFEGGYQETPVYLLGELGAGHKLQGPCLLIDSNRWAEGRGHGCRGWGDPWGPGCRSLKGSRVPSWLGCFWAWARGVPAWEGCVAWLLQPLCCPARSTILVEPACQAEVTETGDIRISVGAEAPGTVGAQLDPIHLSIFSHRFMSIAEQMGRILQRTAISTNIKERLDFSCALFGPDGGLVSNAPHIPVHLGAMQETVQFQIQHVGADLHPGDVLLSNHPCAGGSHLPDLTVITPVFWPGQTRPVFYVASRGHHADIGGITPGSMPPHSTTLQQEGAIFLSFRLVQAGVFQEEAVTEALRAPGNIPGCSGTRNLHDNLSDLRAQVAANQKGIQLVGELIGQYGLDVVQAYMGHIQANAELAVRDMLRAFGTSRQAQGLPLEVSAEDHMDDGSPIRLRVQIDVSEGSAVFDFSGTGPEVFGNLNAPRAITLSALIYCLRCLVGRDIPLNQGCLAPVHVVIPKGSILDPSPEAAVVGGNVLTSQRVVDVILGAFGACAASQGCMNNVTLGNAHLGYYETVAGGAGAGPGWHGRSGVHSHMTNTRITDPEILESRYPVILRRFELRLGSGGRGRFRGGDGVIRELLFREEALLSVLTERRAFQPYGLMGGEPGTRGLNLLIRKGGRTVNLGGKTSVLVSPGDVFCLHTPGGGGYGDPEDPAPLPASLLQPLAFPERGSVYEYRRAQETV from the exons ATGGGCAGCCCGGAGGGGCGCTTCCACTTTGCCATTGACCGCGGAGGCACCTTCACAGATGTCTTTGCCCAGTGCCCAGGGGGGCACGTGAGGGTCTTAAAGCTGCTCTCAGAAGACCCCGCCAACTATGTGGACGCACCCACCGAGGGCATCCGCCGCATCCTGGAGCAG GAGGGGGGCATGCCGTTGCCGCGGGACCGGCCGCTGGACACCAGTCGCATCGCCAGCATCCGCATGGGCACCACGGTAGCTACCAACGCGCTGCTGGAACGGCGCGGGGAGCGGGTGGCACTGCTGGTGACTCGCGGCTTCCGAGACCTGCTGCATGTGGGCACCCAGGCCCGTGAAGACCTCTTTGACCTG GCCGTGCCCATGCCCGAGATGCTGTACGAGGAGGTGCTGGAAGTGGACGAGCGTGTGGTGCTGTATCGAGAGGAGCCAGGTGCTGGGATGCCCGTGAAAGGTACGGATGCCCGAGTGTTGGGGCGCAGGGCAGCAGGCCCAGATGGGCCTTTGACGGGGCAGCGGCGGGCTTCCCTGCAGGCCGCACAGGGGACCTGCTGGAGGTGCAGCAGCCTGTGGACCTGGGGGGCCTGCGAGGGAAGCTGGAGGGGCTCCTGTCCCGAGGCATCCGCAGCCTGGCCGTGGTGCTCATGCACTCATACACGTGAGTGTGGGCTGGCTGGGGGTGCGGGCGGCAGGTGGGCCAGCGGGTGGGCAGGTAGCTCAGCGGCACTCGGACGCCATCGTAGGTGGGCCCAGCACGAGCAGCAGGTGGGCGCCCTGGCCCGCGAGCTGGGCTTCACACACGTGTCACTGTCCTCGGAGGCCATGCCCATGGTGCGCATCGTGCCCCGGGGGCACACTGCCTGCGCCGACGCCTACCTCACACCCACCATCCAGCGCTACGTGCAGGGCTTCCGCCGTGGCTTCCAGGGTCAGCTCAAG GACGTGCAGGTGCTGTTCATGCGCTCCGATGGTGGCCTGGCGCCCATGGACTCCTTCAGTGGCTCCCGCGCTGTGCTCTCGGGCCCTGCTGGGGGCGTCGTTGGGTACTCAGCCACCACCTACCGGGTGGAGGGTGGCCATCCTGTCATCGGCTTTGACATGGGAG GCACGTCTACCGACGTGAGCCGCTATGCTGGCGAATTTGAACACGTCTTCGAGGCCAGCACAGCTGGTGTCaccctccaggccccccagctggACATCAACACCGTGGCAGCTGGTGGGGGCTCCCGCCTCTTCTTCAG GTCAGGCCTCTTCGTGGTGGGGCCAGAGTCTGCAGGAGCCCACCCCGGCCCCGCCTGCTACCGCAAAG GAGGCCCTGTGACCGTGACGGATGCTAATCTGGTCCTGGGTCGCCTGctgcctgcctccttcccccGCATTTTTGGGCCGGGAGAGGACCAGCCACTGTCCCCGGAGGCGTCCCGAAAGGCCCTGGAGGCTGTAGCCACCGAGGTCAACAGCTTCCTGACCAACGGGCCTTGTCCGGCCTCCCCACTGAGCCTGGAGGAGGTGGCCATGGGGTTTGTGCGTGTGGCCAACGAGGCCATGTGCCGGCCCATCCGCGCGCTCACGCAG GCGCGAGGCCACGACCCCTCGGCCCACGTGCTGGCTTGCTTTGGGGGAGCTGGTGGGCAGCACGCTTGCGCCATCGCCCGGGCCCTGGGCATGGACACCGTGCACATTCATAG GCATAGTGGGCTGCTGTCAGCACTGGGGCTGGCCCTGGCAGACGTGGTACACGAGGCACAGgagccctgctccctgccctaCGCGCCCGAGACCTTTGTGCAGCTGGACCAGAGGCTGAGCCGCCTGGAGGAGCAGTGCGTGGATGCCTTGCGGGCCCAGGGCTTCCCCAG GGCTCAGATCAGCACCGAGAGCTTCCTGCACCTGCGCTACCAGGGCACGGACTGCGCCCTGATGGTGTCCGCCCACCAGCACCCGGCCACAGCCCACTCACCCCGAGCGGGCGACTTCGGGGCAGGCTTCGTCGAGAG GTACATGAGGGAGTTTGGCTTCATCATCCCTGAGCGGCCAGTGGTGGTGGACGACGTGCGGGTGAGGGGCACTGGCCGCAGTGGCCTTTGCCTCGAGTACGTCCCGAAAGCCCAGAGTGGGCCTCCCCGGGTAGACAAG ATGACCCGTTGCTACTTCGAGGGGGGCTACCAGGAGACCCCCGTGTACCTGTTGGGCGAGCTGGGCGCTGGGCACAAGCTGCAGGGGCCCTGCCTCCTCATTGACAGCAACAGGTGGGCTGAGGGCCGGGGCCACGGCTGCCGGGGCTGGGGTGACCCGTGGGGCCCAGGCTGCAGGAGCCTGAAGGGCTCTCGGGTCCCTTCCTGGTTGGGCTGCTTCTGGGCCTGGGCACGTGGGGTCCCTGCTTGGGAGGGGTGTGTGGCCTGGCTCCTGCAGCCCCTTTGCTGCCCTGCCCGCAGTACCATCCTGGTGGAGCCAGCCTGCCAGGCGGAGGTGACTGAGACTGGGGATATCCGCATCTCCGTGGGGGCTGAGGCCCCCGGCACGGTGGGTGCCCAGCTCGACCCCATCCACCTGTCCATCTTCTCCCATCGCTTCATGAGCATTGCTG AGCAGATGGGCCGCATCCTGCAGCGCACGGCCATCTCCACCAACATCAAGGAGCGCCTGGACTTCTCCTGCGCCCTCTTTGGGCCCGACGGGGGGCTGGTCTCCAACGCCCCTCACATCCCTGTGCACCTGGGTGCCATGCAGGAGACGGTGCAGTTCCAG ATCCAGCACGTGGGGGCTGACCTCCATCCCGGCGACGTTCTGCTGAGCAACCACCCCTGCGCGGGGGGCAGCCACCTGCCAGACCTGACCGTCATCACACCG GTGTTTTGGCCGGGTCAGACGCGGCCTGTGTTCTACGTGGCCAGCCGTGGGCACCACGCGGACATTGGGGGCATCACACCGGGCTCCATGCCCCCCCACTCCACCACCCTGCAGCAGGAGGGCGCCATCTTTCTGTCCTTCAGACTCGTCCAGGCGGGTGTCTTCCAGGAGGAGG CGGTAACCGAAGCCCTGCGGGCACCAGGCAACATTCCAGGCTGCAGCGGAACACGGAACCTGCACGACAACCTGTCAGATCTGCGTGCCCAGGTGGCAGCCAACCAGAAGGGCATCCAGCTGGTGGGCGAGCTCATTGGGCAGTACGGCCTGGATGTGGTACAGGCCTACATGGGCCACATTCAG GCGAACGCTGAGCTAGCTGTGCGAGACATGCTTCGGGCCTTTGGAACCTCCCGGCAGGCCCAGGGCCTGCCCCTGGAGGTGTCTGCAGAGGACCACATGGACGACGGTTCTCCCATCCGACTCCGAGTGCAGATCGACGTGAGTGAG GGTAGCGCGGTGTTTGATTTCAGCGGCACGGGGCCCGAGGTGTTCGGCAACCTCAACGCGCCTCGGGCCATCACGCTGTCTGCGCTCATCTACTGCCTTCGCTGTCTGGTCGGCCGCGACATCCCACTCAACCAG ggCTGCCTGGCACCGGTGCATGTTGTGATCCCTAAGGGCTCCATCCTGGACCCGTCCCCAGAGGCGGCGGTGGTGGGCGGTAACGTGCTTACGTCGCAGCGGGTGGTGGACGTCATCCTGGGGGCCTTCGGGGCCTGCGCTGCTTCCCAG GGCTGCATGAAcaacgtgaccttgggcaacgcCCACCTGGGCTACTACGAGACGGTggcgggcggcgcgggcgcgGGCCCCGGCTGGCATGGGCGCAGCGGTGTGCACAGCCACATGACCAACACACGGATCACCGACCCCGAGATCCTGGAGAGCAG GTACCCAGTTATCCTGCGCCGCTTTGAACTGAGACTGGGGTCTGGGGGGCGCGGCCGCTTCCGGGGCGGCGATGGTGTTATCCGCGAGCTGCTTTTTCGTGAGGAGGCGCTACTGTCAGTGCTGACCGAGCGCCGCGCCTTCCAGCCTTATGGCCTTATGG GGGGCGAGCCCGGAACTCGTGGCCTAAACCTACTGATCCGGAAGGGCGGCCGGACAGTGAATCTGGGCGGGAAGACCTCAGTGCTCGTGTCCCCGGGG GATGTGTTCTGTCTCCACACACCAGGCGGCGGGGGCTATGGGGACCCAGAGGACCCCGCCCCTCTGCCGGCATCGCTCCTGCAGCCCCTAGCCTTCCC